One Prevotella melaninogenica DNA window includes the following coding sequences:
- a CDS encoding MFS transporter: MKQKTNYLFPLAIIGLFFFSIGFALGINSYLMPVLEKSMHISGAASSLLLAATFIPFLLFGIPATHCIKAIGYKRTMALSFAIFAAAFGLFILAAKQNSLTWFLIASFVSGAANAVLQASVNPYVTILGPMDSAARRISCMGISNKLAWPVTTLFITLVIGKGIGDTQLSDLYMPFTIIIGIFLLLGVIALMAPLPDVKDAGEDESERGDEAAVSSYADGKTSILQFPHLLLGCLALFLYVGVETISLATATGYAQSLGLEGDNYGFIPSVGMIVGYICGVIFIPRYLSQAAAMRICAIIALVGSVAVAVVPNPVISVYCIFLMALGCSLMWPALWPLAMADLGKFTKSGASLLTMAIAGGAVMPWLRGVVQDCTSFQTSYWVSVPCFLFILYYGMAGYKIRTKKEE; this comes from the coding sequence ATGAAACAAAAAACTAACTACCTATTTCCTTTAGCCATTATCGGCTTATTCTTCTTCTCTATTGGCTTTGCCTTGGGTATCAACTCTTATCTGATGCCAGTATTAGAGAAGTCAATGCACATCTCTGGTGCGGCTTCAAGTCTGTTGCTTGCAGCGACTTTCATACCGTTTCTCTTGTTCGGTATTCCTGCAACCCATTGCATTAAGGCAATCGGTTATAAGCGTACGATGGCTTTGTCGTTCGCTATCTTCGCAGCAGCCTTTGGACTTTTCATCCTCGCAGCGAAGCAGAACTCACTGACATGGTTCCTCATTGCGAGCTTCGTCAGTGGTGCAGCCAATGCCGTTTTACAGGCATCTGTCAATCCATATGTGACGATTCTGGGTCCGATGGATTCGGCAGCACGTCGTATCTCTTGCATGGGTATCAGCAATAAGTTGGCTTGGCCAGTGACAACCCTCTTCATTACTTTGGTGATAGGTAAGGGTATTGGCGATACGCAACTCAGCGATCTTTACATGCCATTCACCATCATTATCGGTATCTTTTTGCTCTTGGGTGTTATCGCATTGATGGCTCCACTGCCAGACGTGAAGGATGCAGGTGAGGATGAGAGTGAGCGTGGTGACGAGGCAGCAGTCAGTTCATACGCTGACGGTAAGACCAGTATTCTGCAGTTCCCACACTTGTTGTTGGGCTGTTTGGCACTCTTCCTCTATGTTGGTGTAGAGACCATCTCGCTCGCTACGGCAACAGGTTATGCACAGTCGTTAGGTTTGGAGGGTGATAACTACGGATTTATCCCTTCTGTGGGTATGATTGTGGGTTATATCTGTGGTGTAATCTTCATCCCACGTTACCTCTCTCAGGCTGCTGCAATGCGCATCTGCGCTATCATTGCCCTCGTTGGTAGTGTGGCTGTAGCCGTAGTGCCAAACCCAGTTATCTCCGTTTATTGCATCTTCTTGATGGCATTAGGCTGTTCATTGATGTGGCCAGCGCTGTGGCCTTTGGCAATGGCAGACCTTGGCAAGTTCACAAAGTCTGGTGCTTCACTGCTAACTATGGCGATTGCTGGTGGTGCTGTGATGCCTTGGTTGCGTGGTGTCGTGCAGGATTGCACCTCTTTCCAAACCTCCTACTGGGTCAGCGTCCCTTGTTTCCTCTTCATCCTTTATTACGGAATGGCAGGATATAAGATTCGTACGAAGAAGGAGGAGTGA
- a CDS encoding glycoside hydrolase family 2 TIM barrel-domain containing protein — protein MKSIRNIGLLVFLLALAPSVLRAGTWGAKPEHGKTYLISVGQDTKNVLTPYKYSWLRDTGLAFLTYAEGNDAQKWKLVAVRGKQDCYQLVNGDGELAFDMALNDTKKVSGYPCMWTQSIANPNQQIYITKKGSGYKLSAVSVKNGQTYYVTFGSISSVNGYYCGYENSEASAATLQFKEVPAVVIPEGADWENAKVYERNKECAHATYMPYPSTKAMKADGQRYDKPWLDPTGANYLSLNGTWKLRWSEGAKPVLLGKDDFWGDGVSTEGSAWNDITVPSCLEMNGYGLPMYVNVDYPFEDQQPYVRMKAGLKNSVGSYRRDFTLPVGWENKRVFLHFDGIYSAAYVYVNGNEVGYTEGANNVSEFDITKYLRTGKNNVAVQVIRWSDGSYLEGQDMWHMSGIHRDVYLVATPKTYLADHYIKATVTPGSTTVATGSAATSVDLTVCNRDKTAAKKTVTVTLFDPSGKEVKRLKSDFVFAAGDSLKTQTVDFGTLSGVKLWSAETPTLYTFIFSQSQDGKEEEAFSTKYGFRKIDLSKGYLEVNGRRTYLKGANTQDTDPLHGRSISTDLMLKDIAMMKQSNMNTVRTSHYPRHAKMMAMFDYFGLFVVDEADMELHRNWEGSKTIINNTDWTGAIVDRNVRNTLRDRNHPSVVFWSLGNESGSGLNIMAAYNAVKELDNRYIHYEGSTRDKAEGTDIHSVMYPAMDAWRSGTTGPVTSDVNHPNTNKPYFMCEYAHAMGNAVGNLREYWEAMEGSQMGVGGCIWDWVDQSIYSYDAIKNNQLTKNGFPAYITGYDCPGPHQYNFVNNGLVNADRAWSAELDEVKRVYQWVGFDLNKNSRQVKLTNKYLDRNLNQFYLKWTLLADGKPVQDGIVKKLNCAAGGTETVDLKYNPTAFAGKELFLNIGLYTKEATNWCDRDYPVAEFQQQLAQRTEVLDKVDNTKADALHATKNSDGGYTYANGKQKVTFDGQGNITLWAYEGKDLFMQNNGPRFDRYRWIENDGPMEAYGNDPTDNGVKSQTATFQLSDDGKTATVNVTQNGNYGKATYKYTINANGTIDLASSYEAQGNGARRLGFSLSFPSDMSKVRYYARGPRASYIDRLDGEDFGLYETTVKDMYEPFAHPQSNGNRIGLRWFTLTNNEGNGVKVETSGDVAFSLTPWTDAELRTARHEWELPTSDRTVAHFDAVQRGLGNGSCGPAPLPKYEIEKGKTYSNIVRFIPFSEAADDTANGISAVVNSATTMAQVYDLSGRRLPEPPAKGFYIQGGKVHAN, from the coding sequence ATGAAATCAATCAGAAACATTGGTCTTCTCGTATTCTTACTGGCGTTAGCACCATCCGTGCTAAGGGCTGGCACATGGGGTGCGAAGCCTGAACACGGTAAGACCTATTTAATCTCGGTAGGGCAAGACACCAAGAATGTCCTTACTCCCTACAAGTATTCATGGTTAAGAGACACGGGTCTTGCGTTCCTTACTTATGCTGAAGGCAACGATGCACAGAAGTGGAAACTCGTTGCTGTGAGGGGTAAGCAGGACTGCTATCAGTTGGTAAATGGCGACGGCGAGTTGGCTTTCGACATGGCACTCAACGACACAAAGAAAGTCTCTGGCTACCCTTGTATGTGGACACAGAGCATCGCCAATCCTAATCAACAGATTTATATCACTAAGAAAGGCAGTGGTTATAAGTTGAGTGCAGTGTCTGTAAAGAACGGTCAGACTTATTATGTAACCTTTGGTTCTATCTCTTCTGTCAACGGATATTACTGTGGTTATGAGAACAGTGAGGCATCAGCTGCTACGCTACAGTTCAAGGAGGTGCCTGCAGTGGTTATTCCTGAGGGTGCCGACTGGGAGAATGCGAAGGTCTATGAGCGTAACAAGGAGTGTGCGCATGCTACCTATATGCCTTATCCATCAACGAAGGCTATGAAGGCTGATGGTCAGCGTTATGACAAGCCTTGGTTGGACCCAACAGGTGCAAACTACCTTAGTTTGAATGGCACATGGAAGTTGCGTTGGAGCGAGGGAGCTAAGCCTGTCTTGCTCGGTAAGGACGACTTCTGGGGCGATGGCGTAAGTACTGAAGGCTCTGCGTGGAACGATATCACTGTTCCTTCTTGTTTAGAGATGAATGGTTATGGTCTGCCAATGTATGTGAACGTAGACTATCCATTTGAAGATCAGCAGCCTTACGTTCGTATGAAGGCTGGTTTGAAGAACTCAGTGGGCTCTTATCGTCGTGATTTCACCTTGCCTGTAGGCTGGGAGAATAAGCGTGTCTTCCTCCATTTTGATGGTATCTACTCTGCTGCTTACGTTTATGTGAATGGTAATGAGGTGGGTTATACGGAAGGAGCAAACAATGTCAGCGAGTTTGACATTACTAAATATCTCCGCACTGGTAAGAATAATGTTGCCGTACAGGTGATTCGTTGGAGCGATGGCTCTTATCTTGAGGGTCAGGATATGTGGCACATGAGTGGTATTCATCGTGATGTTTACCTTGTGGCTACACCAAAGACTTACTTGGCAGATCATTATATTAAGGCTACTGTTACACCGGGTTCTACTACCGTTGCTACGGGTAGTGCGGCTACATCTGTAGACCTTACCGTATGCAATCGCGATAAGACTGCAGCGAAGAAGACCGTAACCGTAACGCTCTTCGACCCATCTGGTAAGGAAGTGAAGAGGCTGAAGTCTGACTTTGTCTTTGCTGCTGGCGATAGCTTGAAAACACAGACAGTTGACTTCGGAACACTCTCTGGCGTGAAACTATGGTCTGCTGAGACTCCAACCCTCTATACCTTCATTTTCAGCCAGTCGCAGGACGGCAAGGAAGAGGAGGCTTTCTCTACTAAATATGGCTTCAGAAAGATTGACCTTAGCAAGGGTTATCTTGAGGTAAACGGCCGTCGTACTTACCTCAAGGGTGCTAACACACAGGACACTGACCCATTGCATGGTCGCAGCATCAGCACCGACCTTATGTTAAAAGACATAGCAATGATGAAGCAGTCTAACATGAATACGGTTCGTACCAGCCACTATCCACGTCATGCAAAGATGATGGCAATGTTCGATTACTTCGGTCTCTTCGTTGTTGATGAGGCTGATATGGAACTTCATAGGAACTGGGAAGGCTCAAAGACAATCATCAATAACACCGATTGGACAGGTGCTATCGTTGACCGTAACGTACGTAATACGCTCCGCGACCGCAACCATCCGAGTGTTGTCTTCTGGAGTTTGGGTAACGAGAGTGGCTCTGGTCTGAACATCATGGCGGCTTACAACGCTGTGAAAGAACTCGACAACCGTTATATCCACTATGAGGGATCAACACGAGATAAGGCTGAAGGAACTGATATTCACTCTGTAATGTATCCTGCTATGGATGCTTGGCGCAGCGGAACAACGGGTCCGGTGACCTCTGATGTGAACCATCCGAACACGAATAAGCCTTACTTCATGTGCGAGTATGCCCATGCTATGGGTAACGCTGTGGGCAACCTGCGTGAGTATTGGGAGGCAATGGAAGGCTCTCAGATGGGTGTTGGCGGTTGTATCTGGGACTGGGTGGATCAGAGTATCTACTCTTATGATGCGATTAAAAACAACCAATTGACAAAGAATGGATTCCCTGCTTATATCACAGGATATGACTGTCCGGGTCCTCATCAGTATAACTTCGTTAACAACGGACTTGTCAATGCCGACCGTGCATGGAGTGCTGAGCTTGACGAGGTGAAGCGTGTTTACCAATGGGTGGGCTTCGATTTGAATAAAAACAGCCGTCAGGTGAAGTTGACGAATAAGTATCTCGATCGCAATCTCAACCAGTTCTATCTTAAGTGGACCCTCCTTGCCGACGGTAAGCCTGTACAGGATGGTATCGTTAAGAAACTGAATTGTGCTGCTGGTGGTACTGAAACCGTTGACTTGAAGTATAACCCTACAGCCTTTGCAGGTAAGGAACTCTTCCTCAATATCGGACTTTATACGAAGGAGGCAACGAACTGGTGCGATCGTGACTATCCTGTTGCTGAGTTCCAGCAACAGTTGGCACAACGCACAGAGGTCCTCGATAAAGTTGATAACACAAAGGCTGATGCCCTTCACGCAACGAAGAATAGCGATGGTGGTTATACCTACGCGAACGGTAAGCAGAAAGTAACATTCGACGGACAGGGTAATATCACCCTTTGGGCATACGAGGGTAAGGACCTCTTTATGCAGAACAATGGTCCACGTTTCGACCGCTATCGTTGGATTGAAAATGATGGTCCGATGGAGGCTTATGGTAATGATCCTACCGATAATGGCGTGAAGTCGCAGACGGCTACCTTCCAACTCTCTGACGATGGTAAGACGGCAACCGTGAATGTTACGCAGAACGGCAACTATGGTAAGGCTACTTATAAGTACACAATCAATGCAAACGGTACGATAGACCTCGCCAGCTCGTATGAGGCACAGGGCAATGGCGCAAGACGTTTAGGCTTTAGTCTGAGCTTCCCAAGCGACATGTCAAAGGTGCGCTACTATGCACGTGGTCCTCGTGCAAGCTATATCGACCGCCTCGATGGCGAAGACTTCGGTCTCTATGAGACGACAGTCAAGGATATGTATGAGCCTTTCGCACACCCACAGAGTAACGGCAATCGCATCGGATTACGTTGGTTCACCCTCACAAACAACGAGGGCAATGGTGTGAAGGTAGAGACATCGGGTGATGTTGCCTTCTCTCTGACCCCTTGGACAGACGCAGAATTGCGCACAGCACGCCATGAATGGGAGTTACCAACATCAGACCGCACCGTAGCTCACTTTGATGCTGTTCAGCGTGGTCTTGGTAATGGCTCTTGTGGTCCTGCTCCATTACCGAAGTATGAGATTGAAAAGGGTAAAACCTACTCAAACATCGTGCGTTTCATCCCTTTTTCGGAAGCGGCAGATGATACCGCAAACGGAATCTCTGCCGTAGTAAACTCAGCGACAACAATGGCACAAGTCTACGACCTCTCTGGTCGTAGACTCCCTGAACCTCCTGCCAAAGGATTCTATATTCAGGGTGGAAAGGTTCATGCTAACTAA